From a region of the Pseudomonadaceae bacterium SI-3 genome:
- a CDS encoding SDR family NAD(P)-dependent oxidoreductase has protein sequence MSDPVLLITGASSGIGAATARLAAEAGYRVALASRSEDKLTRLVNELGGPERALAIRCDVKEYAEQQAMVEQVLNHFGQLDAVYANAGMPGSEGGFSGADPEIWREMLLTNVYGVGLTLRCSLEALKASRGHLLLTGSAAGRFVIPGSMYSASKWAVTGMGLSVREELRGTGVRVTLIEPGMVDTPLFDQPPPYALQPDDIARAVVYALSQPGHVDVNEILIRPVPPVETD, from the coding sequence ATGAGCGATCCGGTACTTCTGATCACTGGTGCCTCCTCCGGGATAGGCGCTGCCACTGCCCGCCTCGCGGCCGAGGCCGGGTACCGCGTTGCCCTCGCCTCGCGCTCCGAGGACAAGCTGACGCGACTGGTGAACGAGCTTGGCGGCCCTGAGCGCGCGTTGGCGATCCGCTGTGACGTGAAGGAGTACGCCGAGCAACAGGCCATGGTGGAGCAGGTGCTCAATCATTTCGGCCAGCTCGACGCGGTCTACGCCAATGCCGGCATGCCGGGCAGCGAAGGCGGCTTCAGCGGCGCCGATCCCGAAATCTGGCGCGAGATGCTGCTCACCAACGTCTACGGCGTCGGCCTGACGCTGCGCTGCAGCCTCGAAGCGCTCAAGGCCAGCCGTGGCCATTTGCTGCTGACCGGCTCAGCCGCGGGCCGCTTCGTGATCCCCGGCTCCATGTACAGCGCCAGCAAATGGGCGGTGACCGGCATGGGCCTGAGCGTGCGCGAAGAGCTGCGCGGCACCGGCGTGCGCGTCACGCTGATCGAACCGGGCATGGTCGATACACCGCTGTTCGATCAGCCGCCCCCCTATGCGCTACAGCCCGACGACATTGCTCGCGCGGTGGTCTATGCGCTATCGCAACCAGGCCATGTCGACGTCAATGAGATTCTGATCCGGCCAGTCCCGCCGGTGGAGACCGATTAG